A window of the Mytilus trossulus isolate FHL-02 unplaced genomic scaffold, PNRI_Mtr1.1.1.hap1 h1tg000050l__unscaffolded, whole genome shotgun sequence genome harbors these coding sequences:
- the LOC134699251 gene encoding BTB/POZ domain-containing protein 6-like isoform X1: MIKMDTVEVLMKKINIIMEVDEENQQQCPLLDSNIWRTRSTVTSCNSFMLQNKVACDITFTLGSESQEVVAHKYVLISRSPVFYAMFCGPVAESSDVISVPDIEPDIFQSLLSYLYCDDDSVVDSDSVMALLYAAKKYSIYSLEDVCKQFLKDNINFDNACLILEQSHAFDEKDLYEECLKFIWKNGEEILEMSCVKDLCEKCMQDIIASDALNADEKLVYECVVSWSEIQCIKKKMEVNDQNQREVLSNILYQVRFPLMPLSYFADHVSEKQILSPEEKLNLYKYLCQSRSGAVTPFISRYRSKKTSLHCKRFKGMVDSSDWVQKGKKDAVSFSCSVPILMHGVCMYRSGLTGAPYDIRLELYDESDNQLTCVHRTEDTIESTVEGRFLFPVLFDQPLKILSCSYYTIVVKMIGPKSFYGERGRKKVVCGNVTFEFISAPNRSTNSTNVFTGQIPVILFSPWL; encoded by the exons gaaaaagataaatataatcATGGAGGTTGATGAAGAAAACCAGCAGCAGTGTCCTCTGTTGGATTCAAACATATGGAGAACCAGATCAACCGTCACTTCTTGTAACAGCTTTATGTTGCAGAACAAAGTAGCTTGTGATATAACCTTCACACTAGGTTCTGAAAGTCAAGAGGTTGTGGCTCataaatatgtattaataaGCAGGTCACCAGTGTTTTATGCAATGTTTTGTGGACCAGTAGCAGAGAGCTCTGATGTTATTAGTGTACCAGATATTGAACCAGATATATTTCAATCTTTATTAAG ctaTCTGTATTGTGATGATGATTCTGTTGTTGATAGTGATTCTGTGATGGCATTGTTATATGCGGCCAAgaaatattctatttatagccTTGAAGATGTGTGTAAACAATTCCTCAAAGACAACATTAATTTCGACAATGCATGCCTAATTTTAGAACAATCCCATGCATTTGATGAGAAAGATTTATACGAAGAATGTCTGAAGTTTATATGGAAAAACGGTGAAGAAATATTAGAAATGAGCTGCGTTAAAGATCTATGTGAGAAATGTATGCAAGATATCATTGCTTCTGATGCACTGAATGCCGATGAAAAACTTGTTTATGAATGTGTTGTATCATGGTCagaaatacaatgtataaagaaaaagatggaAGTAAACGATCAAAACCAACGGGAGGTACTTAGTAACATTTTGTACCAAGTAAGATTTCCGTTGATGCCCTTATCGTATTTCGCTGATCATGTTTCAGAGAAACAAATATTATCACCTGAAGAAAAACTCAACTTATACAAATACTTGTGTCAGAGCAGATCAGGGGCAGTAACTCCATTTATTTCACGGTATAGAAGTAAGAAGACAAGTCTACATTGTAAGAGGTTTAAAGGTATGGTTGATAGTAGTGATTGGGTTCAAAAGGGTAAAAAGGATGCTGTTTCATTCAGTTGTAGTGTACCAATATTGATGCATGGAGTCTGCATGTACCGATCAGGACTTACTGGCGCCCCCTATGATATCAGACTAGAACTCTATGATGAAAGTGATAATCAGCTTACATGTGTACATCGTACAGAAGATACTATTGAAAGTACGGTTGAAGGAAGATTTCTGTTTCCTGTTTTATTTGATCAGCCATTGAAAATCCTTTCATGCTCGTATTATACAATTGTTGTGAAAATGATTGGACCAAAGAGTTTTTATGGTGAGCGTGGAAGGAAGAAAGTTGTATGTGGTAACGTTACATTTGAGTTTATCTCCGCACCAAATAGAAGTACAAACTCTACCAACGTGTTCACTGGTCAAATTCCTGTCATCTTGTTTTCTCCATGGCTGTAA
- the LOC134699251 gene encoding BTB/POZ domain-containing protein 6-like isoform X2: MEVDEENQQQCPLLDSNIWRTRSTVTSCNSFMLQNKVACDITFTLGSESQEVVAHKYVLISRSPVFYAMFCGPVAESSDVISVPDIEPDIFQSLLSYLYCDDDSVVDSDSVMALLYAAKKYSIYSLEDVCKQFLKDNINFDNACLILEQSHAFDEKDLYEECLKFIWKNGEEILEMSCVKDLCEKCMQDIIASDALNADEKLVYECVVSWSEIQCIKKKMEVNDQNQREVLSNILYQVRFPLMPLSYFADHVSEKQILSPEEKLNLYKYLCQSRSGAVTPFISRYRSKKTSLHCKRFKGMVDSSDWVQKGKKDAVSFSCSVPILMHGVCMYRSGLTGAPYDIRLELYDESDNQLTCVHRTEDTIESTVEGRFLFPVLFDQPLKILSCSYYTIVVKMIGPKSFYGERGRKKVVCGNVTFEFISAPNRSTNSTNVFTGQIPVILFSPWL, translated from the exons ATGGAGGTTGATGAAGAAAACCAGCAGCAGTGTCCTCTGTTGGATTCAAACATATGGAGAACCAGATCAACCGTCACTTCTTGTAACAGCTTTATGTTGCAGAACAAAGTAGCTTGTGATATAACCTTCACACTAGGTTCTGAAAGTCAAGAGGTTGTGGCTCataaatatgtattaataaGCAGGTCACCAGTGTTTTATGCAATGTTTTGTGGACCAGTAGCAGAGAGCTCTGATGTTATTAGTGTACCAGATATTGAACCAGATATATTTCAATCTTTATTAAG ctaTCTGTATTGTGATGATGATTCTGTTGTTGATAGTGATTCTGTGATGGCATTGTTATATGCGGCCAAgaaatattctatttatagccTTGAAGATGTGTGTAAACAATTCCTCAAAGACAACATTAATTTCGACAATGCATGCCTAATTTTAGAACAATCCCATGCATTTGATGAGAAAGATTTATACGAAGAATGTCTGAAGTTTATATGGAAAAACGGTGAAGAAATATTAGAAATGAGCTGCGTTAAAGATCTATGTGAGAAATGTATGCAAGATATCATTGCTTCTGATGCACTGAATGCCGATGAAAAACTTGTTTATGAATGTGTTGTATCATGGTCagaaatacaatgtataaagaaaaagatggaAGTAAACGATCAAAACCAACGGGAGGTACTTAGTAACATTTTGTACCAAGTAAGATTTCCGTTGATGCCCTTATCGTATTTCGCTGATCATGTTTCAGAGAAACAAATATTATCACCTGAAGAAAAACTCAACTTATACAAATACTTGTGTCAGAGCAGATCAGGGGCAGTAACTCCATTTATTTCACGGTATAGAAGTAAGAAGACAAGTCTACATTGTAAGAGGTTTAAAGGTATGGTTGATAGTAGTGATTGGGTTCAAAAGGGTAAAAAGGATGCTGTTTCATTCAGTTGTAGTGTACCAATATTGATGCATGGAGTCTGCATGTACCGATCAGGACTTACTGGCGCCCCCTATGATATCAGACTAGAACTCTATGATGAAAGTGATAATCAGCTTACATGTGTACATCGTACAGAAGATACTATTGAAAGTACGGTTGAAGGAAGATTTCTGTTTCCTGTTTTATTTGATCAGCCATTGAAAATCCTTTCATGCTCGTATTATACAATTGTTGTGAAAATGATTGGACCAAAGAGTTTTTATGGTGAGCGTGGAAGGAAGAAAGTTGTATGTGGTAACGTTACATTTGAGTTTATCTCCGCACCAAATAGAAGTACAAACTCTACCAACGTGTTCACTGGTCAAATTCCTGTCATCTTGTTTTCTCCATGGCTGTAA